The following are encoded together in the Strix uralensis isolate ZFMK-TIS-50842 chromosome 38, bStrUra1, whole genome shotgun sequence genome:
- the GIPC1 gene encoding PDZ domain-containing protein GIPC1, producing MPLGLGRRKKPPPLVENEEAAGGRGGAAGETPGGPVGAPGGPPPPGLPPPPPALRPRLVFHTQLAHGSPTGRVEGFTNVRELYGKIAEAFRIPPGEVMFCTLNTHKVDMEKLLGGQIGLEDFIFAHTKGQRKEVEVFKSEEALGLTITDNGAGYAFIKRIREGSVIDRIPVISVGDMIEAIDGRSLVGARHYEVAKMLKDLPRGRTFALQLTEPRKAFDMIGPRAGGGRGGGTQLGTGRGTLRLRARGPATVEEQPSAFEERAVAKVDDLLESYMGIRDSELAATMVELGRDARDPDALAQALDSQLGDFAFPDEFVFDVWGAIGDAKVGRC from the exons atgcCGCTGGGCCTGGGCCGCCGCAAGAAGCCCCCGCCGCTGGTGGAGAacgaggaggcggcgggggggcgcgggggggccgccggTGAAACCCCGGGGGGGCCGGTGGGGGCTCCTGGgggccccccacccccggggctccccccgccgccccccgcccttcGGCCTCGCCTGGTCTTCCACACGCAGCTGGCGCACGGCAGCCCCACCGGCCGCGTCGAGGGCTTCACCAACGTCCGCGAGCTCTACGGCAAGATCGCCGAGGCCTTCCGCATCCCCCCGGGAGAG GTGATGTTCTGCACCCTCAACACGCACAAGGTGGACATGGAGAAGCTCTTGGGGGGTCAAATCGGCCTCGAGGACTTTATCTTCGCCCACACCAAGGGCCAGCGCAAGGAGGTCGAGGTCTTCAAGTCGGAGGAGGCCTTGGGTCTCACCATCACCGACAACGGCGCCGGCTACGCCTTCATCAAG CGGATCCGCGAGGGCAGCGTCATCGACCGGATCCCGGTGATCAGCGTCGGGGACATGATCGAGGCCATCGACGGGCGCAGCCTGGTGGGCGCCCGCCACTACGAGGTGGCCAAAATGCTGAAGGACTTGCCCCGCGGCCGCACCTTCGCCCTCCAGCTGACCGAGCCCCGCAAGGCCTTCG ACATGATCGGCCcacgggcgggggggggccgcggcgggggcacCCAGCTGGGCACCGGCCGGGGCACCCTGCGCCTCCGCGCCCGGGGACCCGCCACCGTCGAGGAGCAG ccctcagcCTTCGAGGAACGGGCCGTGGCCAAGGTGGACGATCTGCTGGAGAGTTACATGGGGATCCGGGACAGCGAGCTGG cCGCCACCATGGTGGAGCTGGGCCGGGACGCCCGGGACCCCGACGCGCTGGCCCAGGCCCTCGACTCCCAACTCGGGGATTTCGCTTTCCCCGACGAGTTCGTCTTCGACGTCTGGGGGGCCATCGGCGACGCCAAGGTGGGGCGCTGCTAG
- the LOC141937138 gene encoding guanylate-binding protein 1-like isoform X3, which yields MTWVDPALRELVGSGTAPPSAMASELPMPVPVCLIENTQTEGLVVQQEALRVLSELTQPVVVVAITGPYRSGKSYLMNRLARQRKGFSLGSSVQSHTKGIWMWCLPHPCQPGHTLVLLDTEGLGDVEKGDTQNDTWIFVLAILLASTIIYNSKGTIDQPAMEQLHYMVKLSDHVKLKAAPKESQDELEDSEKFVLFFPTFIWAVRDFTLQLELDGKEISADDYLENALRLKDGNSREVQRYNQTRECIRQYFPERKCFVFDQPAHKRDLVHLEELQDDEIDVEFRQQLEKFCSYIWEKSPLKTIPGGYIITGNLLGKLAETYVETIRSGAVPCLESTVVTLAETANAAAVKEAVTLYRDLMEQRVKLPTETLQELLELHKQCEQEALELFMARAFKEGICSSQTELIRQVEAVKEKFCTDNDQASRDKCEAALRDLSQVTERRISDGTYNVSGGYQLFREDQQALVEKYQELPGKGVKADAVLQEFLQSRRSLAESILSTDLSLTEKDKELKSEQEHHERAEHKREVQKKKEAEDKQKSQDRLHTCQAHTVRLRQKLEDQHAKQLTEHRRMIVHKSKEVDMLLRDGLHDKAVHLREVTYRLEEESSHITDEIMVWMRILIPILLGLAFVVLRL from the exons ATGacttgggttgacccagcgctgagggagctggtggggtCAGGAACG GCTCCGCCGTCAGCAATGGCATCTGAACTCCCCATGCCGGTGCCCGTCTGCCTCATCGAGAACACGCAGACGGAGGGGCTGGTGGTCCAGCAGGAAGCCCTGCGGGTGCTCTCAGAGCTCACCCAGcccgtggtggtggtggccatCACGGGGCCGTACCGCAGCGGCAAGTCCTACCTCATGAACAGGCTGGCTCGGCAGAGGAAAG GTTTCTCCCTGGGCTCCAGCGTGCAGTCCCACACCAAAGGGATCTGGATGTGGTGTCTACCTCACCCCTGCCAGCCTGGACACACGCTGGTGCTGCTGGACACTGAAGGGCTGGGCGACGTGGAGAAG GGTGACACCCAGAACGACACGTGGATCTTTGTGTTGGCCATACTGCTCGCCAGCACCATCATCTACAACAGCAAAGGCACCATCGACCAGCCAGCCATGGAGCAGCTGCA CTATATGGTGAAGCTGTCTGACCACGTCAAGTTGAAAGCAGCACCCAAGGAGAGCCAAGATGAACTGGAGGATTCAGAAAAATTTGTCCTCTTCTTCCCGACTTTCATCTGGGCTGTGCGGGATTTCACACTGCAGCTGGAGTTGGATGGGAAGGAAATCTCTGCGGATGACTACCTGGAGAACGCGCTGAGGCTGAAGGATG GTAACAGCCGCGAGGTCCAACGCTACAACCAGACCCGGGAATGCATCCGCCAGTACTTCCCAGAACGCAAATGTTTCGTTTTTGACCAACCGGCCCACAAGAGGGACCTGGTCCACTTGGAGGAGCTTCAGGATGATGAGATCGATGTTGAATTCCGGCAGCAGTTGGAGAAATTCTGCAGCTACATCTGGGAAAAGTCTCCACTTAAGACCATTCCTGGTGGCTACATCATCACAGGGAACC TGCTGGGGAAACTGGCAGAGACCTACGTGGAGACCATCCGGAGCGGGGCTGTGCCGTGCCTGGAGAGCACGGTGGTCACCCTGGCAGAGACGGCGAACGCGGCAGCGGTGAAAGAGGCTGTGACGTTGTACCGGGATCTGATGGAGCAGCGGGTGAAGCTGCCGACGGAGACTCTTCAGGAGCTACTGGAGCTGCACAAACAGTGCGAGCAGGAGGCGCTGGAGCTGTTCATGGCGCGGGCGTTCAAGGAAGGCATCTGCAGCTCCCAGACGGAACTCATA CGCCAGGTAGAGGCCGTCAAGGAGAAGTTCTGCACGGACAACGATCAGGCGTCTCGCGACAAGTGCGAGGCTGCTCTCAGGGACCTCTCCCAAGTCACGGAGAGGCGAATCAGCGATGGCACCTACAACGTGTCAGGGGGCTACCAGCTTTTCAGAGAGGACCAGCAAGCACTGGTGGAGAAATATCAGGAACTGCCCGGCAAGGGGGTGAAG GCTGATGCTGTCCTGCAGGAGTTCCTCCAAAGCAGAAGGTCTCTGGCTGAAAGCATCCTCAGCACAGACCTCTCCCTGACAGAGAAGGACAAGGAGCTGAAAA GTGAGCAAGAGCATCACGAGAGAGCTGAGCACAAGAGGGAGGtccagaagaagaaggaggcTGAAGACAAGCAGAAGTCGCAGGACCGCTTGCACACCTGCCAAGCGCACACGGTTAGGCTGAGGCAGAAGCTGGAGGACCAGCACGCGAAGCAGCTGACGGAGCACCGGCGTATGATCGTACATAAATCAAAG GAGGTGGACATGTTGCTCAGGGATGGCCTCCATGACAAAGCCGTCCACCTGCGAGAGGTCACCTATAGGCTGGAGGAGGAATCCAGCCACATCACGGACGAGATCATGGTCTGGATGAGAATACTGATACCGATCCTGTTAGGCCTGGCATTTGTCGTGCTTCGCCTTTGA
- the LOC141937138 gene encoding guanylate-binding protein 1-like isoform X1, with translation MTWVDPALRELVGSGTAPPSAMASELPMPVPVCLIENTQTEGLVVQQEALRVLSELTQPVVVVAITGPYRSGKSYLMNRLARQRKGFSLGSSVQSHTKGIWMWCLPHPCQPGHTLVLLDTEGLGDVEKGDTQNDTWIFVLAILLASTIIYNSKGTIDQPAMEQLHYMVKLSDHVKLKAAPKESQDELEDSEKFVLFFPTFIWAVRDFTLQLELDGKEISADDYLENALRLKDVGLSPSLRPVQISLQNLPTLEPIHTPNQLGKSTTAQARGTCSTSFYPTGNSREVQRYNQTRECIRQYFPERKCFVFDQPAHKRDLVHLEELQDDEIDVEFRQQLEKFCSYIWEKSPLKTIPGGYIITGNLLGKLAETYVETIRSGAVPCLESTVVTLAETANAAAVKEAVTLYRDLMEQRVKLPTETLQELLELHKQCEQEALELFMARAFKEGICSSQTELIRQVEAVKEKFCTDNDQASRDKCEAALRDLSQVTERRISDGTYNVSGGYQLFREDQQALVEKYQELPGKGVKADAVLQEFLQSRRSLAESILSTDLSLTEKDKELKSEQEHHERAEHKREVQKKKEAEDKQKSQDRLHTCQAHTVRLRQKLEDQHAKQLTEHRRMIVHKSKEVDMLLRDGLHDKAVHLREVTYRLEEESSHITDEIMVWMRILIPILLGLAFVVLRL, from the exons ATGacttgggttgacccagcgctgagggagctggtggggtCAGGAACG GCTCCGCCGTCAGCAATGGCATCTGAACTCCCCATGCCGGTGCCCGTCTGCCTCATCGAGAACACGCAGACGGAGGGGCTGGTGGTCCAGCAGGAAGCCCTGCGGGTGCTCTCAGAGCTCACCCAGcccgtggtggtggtggccatCACGGGGCCGTACCGCAGCGGCAAGTCCTACCTCATGAACAGGCTGGCTCGGCAGAGGAAAG GTTTCTCCCTGGGCTCCAGCGTGCAGTCCCACACCAAAGGGATCTGGATGTGGTGTCTACCTCACCCCTGCCAGCCTGGACACACGCTGGTGCTGCTGGACACTGAAGGGCTGGGCGACGTGGAGAAG GGTGACACCCAGAACGACACGTGGATCTTTGTGTTGGCCATACTGCTCGCCAGCACCATCATCTACAACAGCAAAGGCACCATCGACCAGCCAGCCATGGAGCAGCTGCA CTATATGGTGAAGCTGTCTGACCACGTCAAGTTGAAAGCAGCACCCAAGGAGAGCCAAGATGAACTGGAGGATTCAGAAAAATTTGTCCTCTTCTTCCCGACTTTCATCTGGGCTGTGCGGGATTTCACACTGCAGCTGGAGTTGGATGGGAAGGAAATCTCTGCGGATGACTACCTGGAGAACGCGCTGAGGCTGAAGGATG ttgggctcagcccatcgctacggcctgtccagatctctctgcagaacctccccaCCCTTGAGCCAATCCACACTCCCAACCAACTTGGTAAGTCAACAACAGCCCAAGCCCGGGGCACTTGCTCCACCTCCTTTTACCCCACAGGTAACAGCCGCGAGGTCCAACGCTACAACCAGACCCGGGAATGCATCCGCCAGTACTTCCCAGAACGCAAATGTTTCGTTTTTGACCAACCGGCCCACAAGAGGGACCTGGTCCACTTGGAGGAGCTTCAGGATGATGAGATCGATGTTGAATTCCGGCAGCAGTTGGAGAAATTCTGCAGCTACATCTGGGAAAAGTCTCCACTTAAGACCATTCCTGGTGGCTACATCATCACAGGGAACC TGCTGGGGAAACTGGCAGAGACCTACGTGGAGACCATCCGGAGCGGGGCTGTGCCGTGCCTGGAGAGCACGGTGGTCACCCTGGCAGAGACGGCGAACGCGGCAGCGGTGAAAGAGGCTGTGACGTTGTACCGGGATCTGATGGAGCAGCGGGTGAAGCTGCCGACGGAGACTCTTCAGGAGCTACTGGAGCTGCACAAACAGTGCGAGCAGGAGGCGCTGGAGCTGTTCATGGCGCGGGCGTTCAAGGAAGGCATCTGCAGCTCCCAGACGGAACTCATA CGCCAGGTAGAGGCCGTCAAGGAGAAGTTCTGCACGGACAACGATCAGGCGTCTCGCGACAAGTGCGAGGCTGCTCTCAGGGACCTCTCCCAAGTCACGGAGAGGCGAATCAGCGATGGCACCTACAACGTGTCAGGGGGCTACCAGCTTTTCAGAGAGGACCAGCAAGCACTGGTGGAGAAATATCAGGAACTGCCCGGCAAGGGGGTGAAG GCTGATGCTGTCCTGCAGGAGTTCCTCCAAAGCAGAAGGTCTCTGGCTGAAAGCATCCTCAGCACAGACCTCTCCCTGACAGAGAAGGACAAGGAGCTGAAAA GTGAGCAAGAGCATCACGAGAGAGCTGAGCACAAGAGGGAGGtccagaagaagaaggaggcTGAAGACAAGCAGAAGTCGCAGGACCGCTTGCACACCTGCCAAGCGCACACGGTTAGGCTGAGGCAGAAGCTGGAGGACCAGCACGCGAAGCAGCTGACGGAGCACCGGCGTATGATCGTACATAAATCAAAG GAGGTGGACATGTTGCTCAGGGATGGCCTCCATGACAAAGCCGTCCACCTGCGAGAGGTCACCTATAGGCTGGAGGAGGAATCCAGCCACATCACGGACGAGATCATGGTCTGGATGAGAATACTGATACCGATCCTGTTAGGCCTGGCATTTGTCGTGCTTCGCCTTTGA
- the LOC141937138 gene encoding uncharacterized protein LOC141937138 isoform X4, which produces MTWVDPALRELVGSGTAPPSAMASELPMPVPVCLIENTQTEGLVVQQEALRVLSELTQPVVVVAITGPYRSGKSYLMNRLARQRKGFSLGSSVQSHTKGIWMWCLPHPCQPGHTLVLLDTEGLGDVEKGDTQNDTWIFVLAILLASTIIYNSKGTIDQPAMEQLHYMVKLSDHVKLKAAPKESQDELEDSEKFVLFFPTFIWAVRDFTLQLELDGKEISADDYLENALRLKDVGLSPSLRPVQISLQNLPTLEPIHTPNQLGKSTTAQARGTCSTSFYPTGNSREVQRYNQTRECIRQYFPERKCFVFDQPAHKRDLVHLEELQDDEIDVEFRQQLEKFCSYIWEKSPLKTIPGGYIITGNRSSWRRVRGRIKRRVKRCSAGETGRDLRGDHPERGCAVPGEHGGHPGRDGERGSGERGCDVVPGSDGAAGEAADGDSSGATGAAQTVRAGGAGAVHGAGVQGRHLQLPDGTHKKQRNLALPLPPPPSPWPLALPSSQAEGHHGCWERFDSALHGWALKELPQSAGNAQKELLLLPHLWIFCDSVFCEARGSQHAPCCLVQRCPRVQNALPICHLPAGHPTNCRFDSPWLDCCLS; this is translated from the exons ATGacttgggttgacccagcgctgagggagctggtggggtCAGGAACG GCTCCGCCGTCAGCAATGGCATCTGAACTCCCCATGCCGGTGCCCGTCTGCCTCATCGAGAACACGCAGACGGAGGGGCTGGTGGTCCAGCAGGAAGCCCTGCGGGTGCTCTCAGAGCTCACCCAGcccgtggtggtggtggccatCACGGGGCCGTACCGCAGCGGCAAGTCCTACCTCATGAACAGGCTGGCTCGGCAGAGGAAAG GTTTCTCCCTGGGCTCCAGCGTGCAGTCCCACACCAAAGGGATCTGGATGTGGTGTCTACCTCACCCCTGCCAGCCTGGACACACGCTGGTGCTGCTGGACACTGAAGGGCTGGGCGACGTGGAGAAG GGTGACACCCAGAACGACACGTGGATCTTTGTGTTGGCCATACTGCTCGCCAGCACCATCATCTACAACAGCAAAGGCACCATCGACCAGCCAGCCATGGAGCAGCTGCA CTATATGGTGAAGCTGTCTGACCACGTCAAGTTGAAAGCAGCACCCAAGGAGAGCCAAGATGAACTGGAGGATTCAGAAAAATTTGTCCTCTTCTTCCCGACTTTCATCTGGGCTGTGCGGGATTTCACACTGCAGCTGGAGTTGGATGGGAAGGAAATCTCTGCGGATGACTACCTGGAGAACGCGCTGAGGCTGAAGGATG ttgggctcagcccatcgctacggcctgtccagatctctctgcagaacctccccaCCCTTGAGCCAATCCACACTCCCAACCAACTTGGTAAGTCAACAACAGCCCAAGCCCGGGGCACTTGCTCCACCTCCTTTTACCCCACAGGTAACAGCCGCGAGGTCCAACGCTACAACCAGACCCGGGAATGCATCCGCCAGTACTTCCCAGAACGCAAATGTTTCGTTTTTGACCAACCGGCCCACAAGAGGGACCTGGTCCACTTGGAGGAGCTTCAGGATGATGAGATCGATGTTGAATTCCGGCAGCAGTTGGAGAAATTCTGCAGCTACATCTGGGAAAAGTCTCCACTTAAGACCATTCCTGGTGGCTACATCATCACAGGGAACC gaAGCTCTTGGCGCCGTGTCCGGGGAAGGATCAAACGCAGAGTCAAACGATGCAG TGCTGGGGAAACTGGCAGAGACCTACGTGGAGACCATCCGGAGCGGGGCTGTGCCGTGCCTGGAGAGCACGGTGGTCACCCTGGCAGAGACGGCGAACGCGGCAGCGGTGAAAGAGGCTGTGACGTTGTACCGGGATCTGATGGAGCAGCGGGTGAAGCTGCCGACGGAGACTCTTCAGGAGCTACTGGAGCTGCACAAACAGTGCGAGCAGGAGGCGCTGGAGCTGTTCATGGCGCGGGCGTTCAAGGAAGGCATCTGCAGCTCCCAGACGGAACTCATA aaaagcagaggaatttGGCACTACCTCtacccccacccccttccccctgGCCTCTGGCTCTTCCCAGCTCACAGGCTGAAGGCCACCACGGGTGCTGGGAACGCTTTGACTCTGCTCTCCATGGCTGGGCCCTCAAAGAGCTTCCACAAAGTGCTGGGAACGCCCAAAAGGAGCTTCTGCTTCTTCCACACCTGtggatattctgtgattctgtgttttgtGAAGCCCGTGGTTCCCAGCATGCTCCCTGCTGCTTGGTCCAGAGGTGTCCACGGGTGCAGAACGCCCTCCCCATCTGTCACCTCCCAGCTGGCCACCCCACAAACTGCAGATTCGATTCCCCCTGGCTTGATTGTTGCCTCTCATGA
- the LOC141937138 gene encoding guanylate-binding protein 1-like isoform X2, whose translation MASELPMPVPVCLIENTQTEGLVVQQEALRVLSELTQPVVVVAITGPYRSGKSYLMNRLARQRKGFSLGSSVQSHTKGIWMWCLPHPCQPGHTLVLLDTEGLGDVEKGDTQNDTWIFVLAILLASTIIYNSKGTIDQPAMEQLHYMVKLSDHVKLKAAPKESQDELEDSEKFVLFFPTFIWAVRDFTLQLELDGKEISADDYLENALRLKDVGLSPSLRPVQISLQNLPTLEPIHTPNQLGKSTTAQARGTCSTSFYPTGNSREVQRYNQTRECIRQYFPERKCFVFDQPAHKRDLVHLEELQDDEIDVEFRQQLEKFCSYIWEKSPLKTIPGGYIITGNLLGKLAETYVETIRSGAVPCLESTVVTLAETANAAAVKEAVTLYRDLMEQRVKLPTETLQELLELHKQCEQEALELFMARAFKEGICSSQTELIRQVEAVKEKFCTDNDQASRDKCEAALRDLSQVTERRISDGTYNVSGGYQLFREDQQALVEKYQELPGKGVKADAVLQEFLQSRRSLAESILSTDLSLTEKDKELKSEQEHHERAEHKREVQKKKEAEDKQKSQDRLHTCQAHTVRLRQKLEDQHAKQLTEHRRMIVHKSKEVDMLLRDGLHDKAVHLREVTYRLEEESSHITDEIMVWMRILIPILLGLAFVVLRL comes from the exons ATGGCATCTGAACTCCCCATGCCGGTGCCCGTCTGCCTCATCGAGAACACGCAGACGGAGGGGCTGGTGGTCCAGCAGGAAGCCCTGCGGGTGCTCTCAGAGCTCACCCAGcccgtggtggtggtggccatCACGGGGCCGTACCGCAGCGGCAAGTCCTACCTCATGAACAGGCTGGCTCGGCAGAGGAAAG GTTTCTCCCTGGGCTCCAGCGTGCAGTCCCACACCAAAGGGATCTGGATGTGGTGTCTACCTCACCCCTGCCAGCCTGGACACACGCTGGTGCTGCTGGACACTGAAGGGCTGGGCGACGTGGAGAAG GGTGACACCCAGAACGACACGTGGATCTTTGTGTTGGCCATACTGCTCGCCAGCACCATCATCTACAACAGCAAAGGCACCATCGACCAGCCAGCCATGGAGCAGCTGCA CTATATGGTGAAGCTGTCTGACCACGTCAAGTTGAAAGCAGCACCCAAGGAGAGCCAAGATGAACTGGAGGATTCAGAAAAATTTGTCCTCTTCTTCCCGACTTTCATCTGGGCTGTGCGGGATTTCACACTGCAGCTGGAGTTGGATGGGAAGGAAATCTCTGCGGATGACTACCTGGAGAACGCGCTGAGGCTGAAGGATG ttgggctcagcccatcgctacggcctgtccagatctctctgcagaacctccccaCCCTTGAGCCAATCCACACTCCCAACCAACTTGGTAAGTCAACAACAGCCCAAGCCCGGGGCACTTGCTCCACCTCCTTTTACCCCACAGGTAACAGCCGCGAGGTCCAACGCTACAACCAGACCCGGGAATGCATCCGCCAGTACTTCCCAGAACGCAAATGTTTCGTTTTTGACCAACCGGCCCACAAGAGGGACCTGGTCCACTTGGAGGAGCTTCAGGATGATGAGATCGATGTTGAATTCCGGCAGCAGTTGGAGAAATTCTGCAGCTACATCTGGGAAAAGTCTCCACTTAAGACCATTCCTGGTGGCTACATCATCACAGGGAACC TGCTGGGGAAACTGGCAGAGACCTACGTGGAGACCATCCGGAGCGGGGCTGTGCCGTGCCTGGAGAGCACGGTGGTCACCCTGGCAGAGACGGCGAACGCGGCAGCGGTGAAAGAGGCTGTGACGTTGTACCGGGATCTGATGGAGCAGCGGGTGAAGCTGCCGACGGAGACTCTTCAGGAGCTACTGGAGCTGCACAAACAGTGCGAGCAGGAGGCGCTGGAGCTGTTCATGGCGCGGGCGTTCAAGGAAGGCATCTGCAGCTCCCAGACGGAACTCATA CGCCAGGTAGAGGCCGTCAAGGAGAAGTTCTGCACGGACAACGATCAGGCGTCTCGCGACAAGTGCGAGGCTGCTCTCAGGGACCTCTCCCAAGTCACGGAGAGGCGAATCAGCGATGGCACCTACAACGTGTCAGGGGGCTACCAGCTTTTCAGAGAGGACCAGCAAGCACTGGTGGAGAAATATCAGGAACTGCCCGGCAAGGGGGTGAAG GCTGATGCTGTCCTGCAGGAGTTCCTCCAAAGCAGAAGGTCTCTGGCTGAAAGCATCCTCAGCACAGACCTCTCCCTGACAGAGAAGGACAAGGAGCTGAAAA GTGAGCAAGAGCATCACGAGAGAGCTGAGCACAAGAGGGAGGtccagaagaagaaggaggcTGAAGACAAGCAGAAGTCGCAGGACCGCTTGCACACCTGCCAAGCGCACACGGTTAGGCTGAGGCAGAAGCTGGAGGACCAGCACGCGAAGCAGCTGACGGAGCACCGGCGTATGATCGTACATAAATCAAAG GAGGTGGACATGTTGCTCAGGGATGGCCTCCATGACAAAGCCGTCCACCTGCGAGAGGTCACCTATAGGCTGGAGGAGGAATCCAGCCACATCACGGACGAGATCATGGTCTGGATGAGAATACTGATACCGATCCTGTTAGGCCTGGCATTTGTCGTGCTTCGCCTTTGA
- the LOC141937138 gene encoding guanylate-binding protein 7-like isoform X5 codes for MGVAEGQEVSPQPPLLQTKPPQFPQPLPIRPVLQTLHQLRCPSLDTLESFNGLFGLGSAHRYGLSRSLCRTSPPLSQSTLPTNLVSQQQPKPGALAPPPFTPQVTAARSNATTRPGNASASTSQNANVSFLTNRPTRGTWSTWRSFRMMRSMLNSGSSWRNSAATSGKSLHLRPFLVATSSQGTEALGAVSGEGSNAESNDAVLGKLAETYVETIRSGAVPCLESTVVTLAETANAAAVKEAVTLYRDLMEQRVKLPTETLQELLELHKQCEQEALELFMARAFKEGICSSQTELIRQVEAVKEKFCTDNDQASRDKCEAALRDLSQVTERRISDGTYNVSGGYQLFREDQQALVEKYQELPGKGVKADAVLQEFLQSRRSLAESILSTDLSLTEKDKELKSEQEHHERAEHKREVQKKKEAEDKQKSQDRLHTCQAHTVRLRQKLEDQHAKQLTEHRRMIVHKSKEVDMLLRDGLHDKAVHLREVTYRLEEESSHITDEIMVWMRILIPILLGLAFVVLRL; via the exons ATG ggagttgcagagggccaggaggtctcccctcagcctcctcttctccagactaaacccccccagttccctcagccgctccccatcagacctgtgctccagaccctgcaccagctccgttgcccttctctggacacgctcgagtcattcaatggcctttttggg ttgggctcagcccatcgctacggcctgtccagatctctctgcagaacctccccaCCCTTGAGCCAATCCACACTCCCAACCAACTTGGTAAGTCAACAACAGCCCAAGCCCGGGGCACTTGCTCCACCTCCTTTTACCCCACAGGTAACAGCCGCGAGGTCCAACGCTACAACCAGACCCGGGAATGCATCCGCCAGTACTTCCCAGAACGCAAATGTTTCGTTTTTGACCAACCGGCCCACAAGAGGGACCTGGTCCACTTGGAGGAGCTTCAGGATGATGAGATCGATGTTGAATTCCGGCAGCAGTTGGAGAAATTCTGCAGCTACATCTGGGAAAAGTCTCCACTTAAGACCATTCCTGGTGGCTACATCATCACAGGGAACC gaAGCTCTTGGCGCCGTGTCCGGGGAAGGATCAAACGCAGAGTCAAACGATGCAG TGCTGGGGAAACTGGCAGAGACCTACGTGGAGACCATCCGGAGCGGGGCTGTGCCGTGCCTGGAGAGCACGGTGGTCACCCTGGCAGAGACGGCGAACGCGGCAGCGGTGAAAGAGGCTGTGACGTTGTACCGGGATCTGATGGAGCAGCGGGTGAAGCTGCCGACGGAGACTCTTCAGGAGCTACTGGAGCTGCACAAACAGTGCGAGCAGGAGGCGCTGGAGCTGTTCATGGCGCGGGCGTTCAAGGAAGGCATCTGCAGCTCCCAGACGGAACTCATA CGCCAGGTAGAGGCCGTCAAGGAGAAGTTCTGCACGGACAACGATCAGGCGTCTCGCGACAAGTGCGAGGCTGCTCTCAGGGACCTCTCCCAAGTCACGGAGAGGCGAATCAGCGATGGCACCTACAACGTGTCAGGGGGCTACCAGCTTTTCAGAGAGGACCAGCAAGCACTGGTGGAGAAATATCAGGAACTGCCCGGCAAGGGGGTGAAG GCTGATGCTGTCCTGCAGGAGTTCCTCCAAAGCAGAAGGTCTCTGGCTGAAAGCATCCTCAGCACAGACCTCTCCCTGACAGAGAAGGACAAGGAGCTGAAAA GTGAGCAAGAGCATCACGAGAGAGCTGAGCACAAGAGGGAGGtccagaagaagaaggaggcTGAAGACAAGCAGAAGTCGCAGGACCGCTTGCACACCTGCCAAGCGCACACGGTTAGGCTGAGGCAGAAGCTGGAGGACCAGCACGCGAAGCAGCTGACGGAGCACCGGCGTATGATCGTACATAAATCAAAG GAGGTGGACATGTTGCTCAGGGATGGCCTCCATGACAAAGCCGTCCACCTGCGAGAGGTCACCTATAGGCTGGAGGAGGAATCCAGCCACATCACGGACGAGATCATGGTCTGGATGAGAATACTGATACCGATCCTGTTAGGCCTGGCATTTGTCGTGCTTCGCCTTTGA